The genomic interval GGAATTTTTCCCGCGCGGCCGAGCGTCTCCACATGACCCAGCCCGCCGTCAGCCAGCACATCCGCGCGCTCGAGACCGCGCTAGGCGCCCGCCTGCTGGATCGAAGCAGCAAATCGGTCGCGCTTACGCGCGCGGGCGAGATCGTGCTCGGGCATGCCAGGGAGATCGGCATGCTGTACGAGCGGATGCAGGAAATGGTCGACGAGCTCTCGGGCAGCGTACGCGGCCCGCTGGCGATCGGCGCCAGCTATACGTTCGGTGAGTATGTGCTGCCCCGTATATTGGGCGATTTGATGCGAGTCTACCCCGACGTCAAGCCATCCATCGCGATCGCGAATACGGCGGAGATCGCGGAGCGTCTGCGCAGGCGGGAGCTCGACGTCTGCGTCGTCGAAGGCGAAGAGATCGGACCCGGGCTCGAGAGCAGGCGGATTGCGGGAGACGAGATGGTGCTCGTCGCGGGAGCTGAACATGCGCTGGCAGGGCGGGCCGAAGCAGAGGCGGCAAGGCTGCAAGAGGAGGTCTGGCTGGTAAGAGAGCGGGGCTCGGGCACGCGTGCGGCGACCGACCGGATGTTCGAGGTGTGGGGCATTCGCCCGAATCGACTGATGGAGCTGGGCAGCACGCAATTGGTCAAGGAAATGGCGGAGGCCGGACTTGGCATTACGCTGCAGTCCCGCTGGTCGCTGCGCAGGGAGCTGGCGATCGGCGCGCTGAAGACGGTTGCGGCGCCGGGCTTGCCTTTTAAAAGAAGCTTCTATGTCCTGCTGCGGAAGGGAGAAGTGCGGACGCGAACGCTGGAGGCTTTTCTGGCGCAGCTGGAGGAGACGACGGCGCGGCTGATGGAGCGGAACGGGATCGACGCGCGAGACCTCGGCTGATCGGCGGATCGGATGGGCGTGAAGGGGCCCTTGTGCCGCCGCTCGCTTCGGCCTCGCGCGAACGGCGCGACTTATTGCCCGCTCTGCTCCGCTATTTTCCCGAATGCCTTGACGAATTCGGCGGCCGGGTAGGCGCCGGACAAGCCGTACTTACCGTTCAGCACGAAGAAGGGAACGCCCGAGATGCCCATGGCCGAAGCGCGTTCCAGATCCGCCTGAACCTCTTCGGCTCCGCGGCCTTCGTCCAGCGCCGTCTCGAGCGGGAAGGTCTCAAGGCCGAGGTCCGCCGCGATCTCGAGCAGCACTTCGCGCTTCGCGATATCTCTGCCGTATTCGAAATAAGCCATCATGACGGCGTCGATCCACGCTTCCTGCCGGTCTGCGGGCAAGATCGCGGTCAGGCGATGCGCCAGCACCGTATTCGGCATCCGGGTCACCCGGTCGAAGCGGAACGGCACGCCGACGGCCGCGCCTGCATCGGTCACGCGCTGCAGCATCTCTTCGATGCGGTGCTCGCCGCCCATCTTGTGCGCCATCGAAGCGCGGAAGGGCAATCCCTCGGGCGGCAGCGAATGATCCAGCAGAAAGGCGTGATAGCTTACGGTGACGTCCTCTCCGGATTCCGTAACCCACTGTTCGATCGCGTCGATCACGTTCTTTTTGCCGATTCTGCACCACGGGCAGACCATGTCGGAGTAAATGTCGATATGCATGAGCGTAAGCTCCTCGTCTCTATGAAGTTGGGGCGGGCGCAAGGCTTCGCCGACACTTTGAGTATGCCAGATCGAACGGTTGCGATCAATGTGCGCGCCTCGTGTATCCGTGGTAACATGGCCTAAGATCAACGCAAAAAAGGAGTGGGCGGGATGGGGTGGACGAAGGCATCGGCCGTGGAGCTGCTGAACGGCGAACGAATGCCAAGGCTGGGGCTCGGCGTATGGCGGGCCAAGTCCGGCGCGGAAACGGAGAACGCGGTGAGGGCCGCGCTGTCGGCGGGTTACCGCGCGATCGATACCGCATCGCTGTACGGCAACGAAGCGGACGTAGGCCGGGCGATCCGCGATTCGGGCATCGCGAGGGACAAGCTGTTCGTCACGTCCAAGGTGTGGAACGACGAGCAGGGCTACGACGAGACGCTGCGCGCCTTTTACAGAAGCAAGGAACGGCTCGGCATCGGCGCGGTCGATCTTTATCTGGTGCATTGGCCCGTGCCCGGCAAGTACAAGGATACGTACAGAGCGCTGGAGCATCTGTACGACGAAGGCGAAGTGCGCGCCATCGGCGTCAGCAACTTCAAGATTCATCACCTGGAGGAACTGATGGGCGCGTGCCGGATCAAGCCGATGGTCAATCAGGTGGAGCTGCATCCGCTGCTGACGCAGAAGCCGTTGCTTGAATTTCTGCGGCGCGAAGGCATTCAGCCGGAGGCGTGGCGGCCGCTTATGCAGGGACGGCTGGACCTTCCTTTGCTGGCCGAGCTGGGAGGCAAGTACGGGAAATCGCCAGCGCAGGTCGTGCTTCGTTGGCATCTGCAGCAGGAGATCGTCGTCATTCCCAAATCCGTGCAGGCGCGGCGCATCGAGGAGAACGCGGACCTGTTCGACTTCGCGCTCTCCGCAGAGGACATGGCCCGGATCGACGGCTTGAACGAGGATCGTCGCTTCGGGATGGATCCGGATCTGGTCGGGGGCGCTTGAAGGCGCGTACGGCGGAATAGGGCGGGAAAGCGGGCGGCATGCTAAGTGTTGACCATGACTGGCCGGCCCCTTGACAGACTCAACTGTAACTGTTAATATTACAGTAACCCGCCGGGAAAGGGGGCGCCGCATGAATAGCGAATTTATTATTGCCGTACACAGTCTGGTCCTGCTCGCGCACAAGCCGGACGGCATGGCGTCTAGCGAAGAGATCGCAGCCAATGTCTGCACGCATCCGGCGCGGGTGCGGAAGGTGCTCGGTTTCTTGCGAAAAAACGGCTACGTGACGACGCGAGAAGGCTCGGGCGGCGGCTACAGGCTCTGCATCGATCCTTCCGACATGACGTTGGCTGATATTTACCGGACGATGGCGGCCGGCGCGATCACGCCGAACTGGTGCAGCGGCAATCCGGACATGGACTGCATGGTCGGCTCCAATATGCAGGAAGTGATGAATTCCGTTTTCTGCGGCGCCGAGAAGCAGCTTGAGAGCTACTTCCAGGGGATTACGATCGGCCAGATGCTGTCGCGCATCAAGGCGTGTCAGAAGACGTAGGCAAGGGTAAAGTTCGTTGTGCGCTCCGCGCATGGCGAGGGCGGCTGTCGCAGGATGGAGCGGACCGGAGCATAGCGCTTCGTCGTCCGATCATCATATAGGAACGATATGCACAATTCATTTAACCTCTGAAGGAGTGGATTACGATGGCCGTAGTCGTAACGAAGGACAACTTTAACGAGACCGTTAGCGAAGGCGTGTCTCTGCTTGATTTCTGGGCGCCATGGTGCGGACCTTGCAAGATGCAGCTCCCGATCGTCGAGGAGCTGTCGTCCGAGCTGCAAGGCACGGCGACGATCGCCAAGGTCAACGTCGACGAGCAGCCCGAGCTGGCTTCCCAATTCGGCGTCATGAGCATCCCGACCCTGATCCTGTTCAAGGACGGCCAACCGGTCGACAAGCTGGTCGGTCTGCAAAGCAAGGATTCCCTGAAGGCAAAGATTCAAAACCAGCTCTAATAAAGCCTGCAACGCGAACAAGCACCGCGTCCTCGGACGCGGTGCTTGTTTTTTGTGACCAGGTCAGGAAGTGTGAAATACGAGCCGGCTTGCTCTTCTTTTTAACCATGCGGCGGCGATTCGTGACTGGTTAGCGTTCAATCGGCGTGTCGGAGCGGTTCAATGGTCTTTGGCGTCGAAAATAACTGCATTTTTACATTTATTATCTGTCGACCAACGTCGCTTGATAAAATACCTGCAAATGTGCAGGTAAATTCAATGCAAAAGCCGGAAATGGAGCCGATGAAGGAAAATAGATGCGTTTTTGCATCTATCCTTTTTAAACGGGCGAACATCGGCGAAAATAGATGTATTTTTGCAGGCGTTACGAGGAAAGAACAACGCGGGCGGACGATAGCCCAGCCGGAAAGGGCGTCAGTGCGAGCTCCGGACTACCTTGGCGACTTTTCTTGCCGCTCGTACCCGCGCGTCCCTTCTTGTCGTGCTAGATCGTCCACTGTGCATGCGTGAGGGCGACCAGCCGCCAGTCGCTGCCGTCCTGGACGAACGTGAGGATAAGGCTCTCCCAATCCATGCCGTCGGCAGAGGCGTCGAAGCCGGGGAAGTGAAATTCCACGAAGGACGAGCCCGCGTACGTATCCTGTCCGTTGTATACCGTATTGCCTTTGCCTACCAGCTTGTTCGCCGACACCGAGGGAGCGGTATCGAAGTCCTTGTCGTAAACGAACTTGTCGAAGTAATCGCGGAAGGACAGCTCGATCGGATCGCCGCTGCCGTCCGCCGTACCCCATTTGATCTTGTCCGGGCTCTTGAAGGAAGGCAAAGCCTCGGGCTTGAATATTTGATCCGCTTCCGTCATCGCTGCATAGGGCGAGAAGCGAAGCCCGAGCTTCGGATCGATCCACGAGGCGAGGCGCTTCAAGTCGCGGTCGCGGAGCGCCTCGACGACGTCCTTGGCCGCGACGGACAGCGCTCTTTGGGAATCGGACGGAGCGGCAGGGGCCGACGAGGCCGAAGATGCCGTCGCCGGGGCGCCCTCGGACGGTGTCGATTCGGACTGCGATGCGACGGCAGTGCCCGAAGCCGCCGAAGGAGCGGCGGCATTGCGATCGTCCTTGCCTCCGCCGCATCCGGCCAGCAGCGCCACTGCGAGCAGCGCAGCTAAGTATGGGAGCATCCTGGATTTCATGATGTAATAACCTCCTAGAAGAGATACGGAATTTAGCTCTTTTTTAAATTCGTATATCTTAGACGCAAAATGTCGCCGGATGTTCCGGTGCGCTAGAAGGAAATTGCGTGAGTGAACGCTAGGAAATCACAGGGAATCGACAGCTTGGCCGGTCGTAATGCTTCTGTAAGAATCTTTTAATCTTTTATTTGAAAATCGGTTAGCGGTTCGTTAGCCCCGGGCGGTACCTTGAGACTATAACGTGTCAAGGAGGCGATTCATCATGAAAGAATCAGGGCTACGAAAAACGGGCAAGGCGCTCTGCCTGCTGCTCTCGGTTGTCGGGCTGGCGGCTGCGGTGGCGGGATGCGGGACGGACAACGCGAACGACAATCCGCCGATGCCGACGGCGAGCATGAAGGACGGCGGCATGATGTCGCCGGAGGCGAGCATGAAGGACGATGGCATGATGTCGCCGGAGGCAAGCATGAAGGACGATGGCATGATGTCGCCGGAGGTGAGCATGAAGGACAGCGGCATGATGTCGCCAGAGGCAAGCATGAAGGACGGCGGCATGATGTCGCCGGAGGCAAGCATGAAGGACGATAGCATGATGTCGCCGGAGGTGAGCATGAAGGACAGCGGCATGGGCGAGAAGTAAGTGCAAATATTTCGCCGCTCGGCTGTGCTATAATCTGGGTATTCGGATGAAGGAGAGATAGGGATGGCGGCAACGGTGCTGGTCGCGGACGACGAGCGGGATATTACCGACGTCTGCCGAAGATACCTGGAGCGCGAAGGGTTCGAAGTGCTGGTCGCGGACGACGGCGATCAGG from Cohnella hashimotonis carries:
- a CDS encoding aldo/keto reductase, with the translated sequence MGWTKASAVELLNGERMPRLGLGVWRAKSGAETENAVRAALSAGYRAIDTASLYGNEADVGRAIRDSGIARDKLFVTSKVWNDEQGYDETLRAFYRSKERLGIGAVDLYLVHWPVPGKYKDTYRALEHLYDEGEVRAIGVSNFKIHHLEELMGACRIKPMVNQVELHPLLTQKPLLEFLRREGIQPEAWRPLMQGRLDLPLLAELGGKYGKSPAQVVLRWHLQQEIVVIPKSVQARRIEENADLFDFALSAEDMARIDGLNEDRRFGMDPDLVGGA
- a CDS encoding RrF2 family transcriptional regulator, with product MNSEFIIAVHSLVLLAHKPDGMASSEEIAANVCTHPARVRKVLGFLRKNGYVTTREGSGGGYRLCIDPSDMTLADIYRTMAAGAITPNWCSGNPDMDCMVGSNMQEVMNSVFCGAEKQLESYFQGITIGQMLSRIKACQKT
- the trxA gene encoding thioredoxin, translating into MAVVVTKDNFNETVSEGVSLLDFWAPWCGPCKMQLPIVEELSSELQGTATIAKVNVDEQPELASQFGVMSIPTLILFKDGQPVDKLVGLQSKDSLKAKIQNQL
- a CDS encoding LysR substrate-binding domain-containing protein, with amino-acid sequence MDIALQVFVVAAEMRNFSRAAERLHMTQPAVSQHIRALETALGARLLDRSSKSVALTRAGEIVLGHAREIGMLYERMQEMVDELSGSVRGPLAIGASYTFGEYVLPRILGDLMRVYPDVKPSIAIANTAEIAERLRRRELDVCVVEGEEIGPGLESRRIAGDEMVLVAGAEHALAGRAEAEAARLQEEVWLVRERGSGTRAATDRMFEVWGIRPNRLMELGSTQLVKEMAEAGLGITLQSRWSLRRELAIGALKTVAAPGLPFKRSFYVLLRKGEVRTRTLEAFLAQLEETTARLMERNGIDARDLG
- a CDS encoding DsbA family oxidoreductase; translation: MHIDIYSDMVCPWCRIGKKNVIDAIEQWVTESGEDVTVSYHAFLLDHSLPPEGLPFRASMAHKMGGEHRIEEMLQRVTDAGAAVGVPFRFDRVTRMPNTVLAHRLTAILPADRQEAWIDAVMMAYFEYGRDIAKREVLLEIAADLGLETFPLETALDEGRGAEEVQADLERASAMGISGVPFFVLNGKYGLSGAYPAAEFVKAFGKIAEQSGQ